ACCCTGCAGAACGCCATCACCATCAACAAGGTCTACCAGGCGCTGATCTTTTCCGGCATGAAGGGCGTCGGCAAGACGTCGACGGCCCGCATCCTGGCCAAGGCGCTGAACTGCGAGCACGGACCGGCCAGCGAACCCTGCAACCAGTGCCGGACCTGCGCCGAGATCACCGACGGCAACTCCACCGATTATATGGAGATCGACGGCGCCTCCAACAACGGGGTCAACGAGGTGCGCAGCCTGCGCGAGACGGTCAAGTACAAGCCCCTGAAGAACCGCTTCCGTATCGTGGTCATCGACGAGGTGCACATGCTCTCCAACGCGGCCTGGAACGCTCTGCTCAAGACCATCGAAGAGCCGCCCGAGCACACCATCTTCATCATGGCCACGACCGACTTTCACAAGATCCCGGCCACCATCGTCTCGCGCTGCCAGCATTTCGAGTTCAAGCGCATCCCCTTCGAGGTCATCAAGGGGGTGCTCAAGGGCATCTGCCAGAAGGAAGCGATCAAGATATCCGATTACGCCCTTTATCTGATCTCGCGATCGGCCGAGGGCAGCCTGCGTGACGCCAAAAAGATCCTCGACCAGGCGATTGCCATTTCCAGCGGCGATGTCAAGGACGACGATGTGGTGGCCATCCTGGGCATCATCGACGAGCAAACTTTCATCACCCTGACCCGGCACGTTTTTTCCCGGGACCGCAAGGGGATCATCGAGCGTATCAACGAATTGATCGAGCGCGGCACCGACCTGCGCTTCTTCTACGGCGAATACCTGCGTTTTATCCGCGACCTGATCGTGATCAAATCGATCCCCGAGGCGGAACGGCTGCACAACCTGAATCCGGAAAACGTCAGTGAGATCAAGGAGATCATCAAGCAGGTCAACGAGGTGGAATTGCTGCGTTTCTTCAACGCCGTCAAGGAATTGGAACAGACCATGCGCTACACGGAGAATCCCTCCATCATCCTGGAGTACATGTTCCTGAAGCTGAGCTATTTCTCGGCCCTGGTCAATATCGAAGAATATCTGGCTAAGATCAAGGAGGGGCGGCCCAGCCCAGCGGCCGTCGACGCTGCCCCTCCGGCCCAGGCGGCACCGGCCGGCGAGCCGGTGGCAGGCGCAGCGGCGGCCGCCGTGACG
The nucleotide sequence above comes from Candidatus Aminicenantes bacterium. Encoded proteins:
- the dnaX gene encoding DNA polymerase III subunit gamma/tau, with the protein product MYLALARKYRPQKFADLIGQASICKTLQNAITINKVYQALIFSGMKGVGKTSTARILAKALNCEHGPASEPCNQCRTCAEITDGNSTDYMEIDGASNNGVNEVRSLRETVKYKPLKNRFRIVVIDEVHMLSNAAWNALLKTIEEPPEHTIFIMATTDFHKIPATIVSRCQHFEFKRIPFEVIKGVLKGICQKEAIKISDYALYLISRSAEGSLRDAKKILDQAIAISSGDVKDDDVVAILGIIDEQTFITLTRHVFSRDRKGIIERINELIERGTDLRFFYGEYLRFIRDLIVIKSIPEAERLHNLNPENVSEIKEIIKQVNEVELLRFFNAVKELEQTMRYTENPSIILEYMFLKLSYFSALVNIEEYLAKIKEGRPSPAAVDAAPPAQAAPAGEPVAGAAAAAVTGGDLIIALKARIEAEKPRLASVLSASALQLQNDVLLIQVAANLENAWKMMKENKAYLQQLAGQLAGKPMGVEICLQELKSDKSESTLVQELKNDKKIKSLKDKIKGNVISVESIKGGSDA